From bacterium:
CGTTTTGCATGGACCAGCGGTTTTTGTGGTATTCACTTTGGACAAAAGCGGCTGACTCGAGGATGTTCTGATCTATCTTGTACTCTGTCACGATAGGGTCATAGGAGCGGTAAAAAATATTTAAAAAACGGACTTGGCCGCCACCCTTCCAGTTTAAATGCTCACTGGCAGTAGAACTGACTGATGCCTGGAGTGCGGCGTCCTCAAGTTTGTTCGTCTGCGGCGCTGCTTCAGTCAGCGGCGCCGGAAACGTGGTTGAAAAACGTCCCAGGGTTCCGCGGATAAGCGTTTCAACCTTGTGGTTGAATACACGGTGATAGTTTAGAGCGGTGGAAAGATTTTCACTCTGCAAGTCCTGCGCCTCACGCGTTTTTTGCAGCCGAACCTGGTCTTGTCCATAAAATCCGGACAGCGTAATCCGTTCTTTCGCCGAAGGCCGGAACTCTAACTGAGCAATGCCGTCGGAAAAATCCGGTTCAACCCGGTCGCCAATGGTGCGGGCGATGGCGGAAACATAGGACTTGCGCGCTGAGACGAGCACGTTGCCCCGGCGGCCGATAGGCCCCTCTCCCAGCAGTTTGACGCTGAGTGGAGACAGGTCCAGTTGCCCGGTATAGTGATCCCGGCCACGGCGTACTTGGAGATCCATAACCGCCGATAGGCGTCCCCCATATTCGGCCGGAAAACCGCCGGTAAAAAAATCGACGCTCTCGATGGCATCCACATCAAAGGCTGAAAGTATGCCGCTAAAGTGAAATGGATTGTAGATGATGCCTCCGTCGAGCAGGAGCAGATTCTGATCCGAGTTGCCGCCGCGGATGTAAAGGTTCGATTTCATCTCGCTGGTGGCCACTACGCCCGGCATCATCTGGATGGCGGCGAACACATCCTTCTGTCCCTGGCTTGCGGTCATCGACAGCTGATTGGAACGGATGCTATAACGACTGAGCTCATCCGCCTTGATGGCCCGGGGTGCTTCCACGGTCACACCCGAAATTTCCAGGACATTCGACTCCAGGCGAAAATTCTGAACCAGCAGATCGGTTTTCCTCAAATCGATGGCGATC
This genomic window contains:
- a CDS encoding TonB-dependent receptor plug domain-containing protein translates to MKRNRLVILLLIGIVSPTFAQLFSRDVNKILASKVGVVFNHIPLDSALSEFTKATGLRFIYENNHLRDLRVTLAVTDTPVEEILDRLLEQNNLTFIKEKDRLRIIAVYKYSGVRGTVTNARTGEPLEAVNVFLQGSGYGCSTDHKGGYEIQPVAGKKYNLIFQMLGYKPGRIAIDLRKTDLLVQNFRLESNVLEISGVTVEAPRAIKADELSRYSIRSNQLSMTASQGQKDVFAAIQMMPGVVATSEMKSNLYIRGGNSDQNLLLLDGGIIYNPFHFSGILSAFDVDAIESVDFFTGGFPAEYGGRLSAVMDLQVRRGRDHYTGQLDLSPLSVKLLGEGPIGRRGNVLVSARKSYVSAIARTIGDRVEPDFSDGIAQLEFRPSAKERITLSGFYGQDQVRLQKTREAQDLQSENLSTALNYHRVFNHKVETLIRGTLGRFSTTFPAPLTEAAPQTNKLEDAALQASVSSTASEHLNWKGGGQVRFLNIFYRSYDPIVTEYKIDQNILESAAFVQSEYHKNRWSMQNGIRFCIYDSGKDLSVEPRLGVQYALYNFLTLRAAY